A genomic segment from Borrelia hispanica CRI encodes:
- a CDS encoding structural cement protein Gp24 produces the protein MLGLRMHKFSFSGSEKSFLPGFEHKSGIHETESAIVDADSEAILPGDLVIVSKSSNMGDILVKKATSSTTNTDVVRGFAMKKTYIPSYETEKYLPGEVVPIRRRGEVVVTLDTSYTTPKIGHYVF, from the coding sequence ATGTTGGGTTTGCGCATGCATAAATTTAGTTTTTCCGGTTCAGAAAAAAGTTTTTTACCAGGATTTGAACATAAGAGTGGAATTCATGAAACTGAGTCTGCAATAGTTGATGCTGATTCAGAGGCTATATTGCCTGGGGATTTAGTAATAGTTAGTAAGTCCTCTAATATGGGAGATATTTTGGTAAAAAAAGCAACATCTAGTACTACAAACACTGATGTTGTTCGTGGATTTGCTATGAAAAAGACCTATATACCTTCATATGAAACAGAAAAGTACTTACCAGGAGAAGTTGTTCCTATTAGAAGACGTGGTGAAGTAGTAGTAACTCTTGATACATCATATACAACTCCTAAAATTGGGCATTATGTCTTT